Proteins found in one Amycolatopsis umgeniensis genomic segment:
- a CDS encoding oxidoreductase, translating to MRDPLIEAPVPPVPEAVEPGGVRWLRANVARFSRPEDHARRRGLVLAELAPMGSLRDKAFALTYALREEPVDRILWTVPVAVLAAELGLPDVSHDIATVSASYHPHTETGPEAEAAMRRLIEACGGDVDERTAARIGLLVQACDATAKLLGKAMAAHRPGEDVASLLDRVLREDPPVRITRRWVDGDVVEVDLTERPFGAGPKRCPGQTRALDVAAGILDVLLC from the coding sequence ATGCGAGACCCACTGATCGAAGCCCCCGTCCCGCCGGTGCCCGAAGCCGTCGAACCGGGTGGTGTCCGCTGGCTGCGCGCGAACGTCGCCCGGTTCAGCCGCCCGGAGGACCACGCGCGGCGCCGCGGGCTCGTGCTCGCCGAACTCGCCCCGATGGGCTCCTTGCGGGACAAGGCGTTCGCGCTCACTTACGCCTTGCGGGAGGAGCCGGTGGACCGGATCCTGTGGACGGTCCCGGTCGCCGTCCTCGCCGCGGAACTCGGTCTCCCGGACGTTTCCCACGACATCGCAACGGTTTCCGCGAGCTACCACCCGCACACCGAAACCGGGCCCGAAGCCGAAGCGGCCATGCGGCGACTGATCGAGGCCTGCGGTGGCGACGTCGACGAGCGGACGGCCGCGCGGATCGGACTCCTGGTGCAGGCCTGCGACGCGACGGCGAAGCTGCTCGGCAAGGCCATGGCGGCCCACCGGCCCGGTGAGGACGTCGCGAGCCTGCTCGACCGGGTCCTGCGCGAGGACCCGCCGGTGCGGATCACCCGGCGGTGGGTCGACGGCGATGTGGTCGAGGTGGACCTGACGGAACGTCCGTTCGGAGCAGGGCCCAAGCGGTGCCCGGGACAGACGCGGGCACTCGACGTGGCCGCGGGAATTCTTGACGTCCTCCTGTGCTAA
- a CDS encoding nitroreductase family deazaflavin-dependent oxidoreductase — MSETLDWNKNIIKEFRENEGKVGGMFEGGSLLLLTTTGAKSGEPRTSPLVYAMEDGNYLIAASYAGSDKNPAWYHNIVANPKVTLEVGTEKFDATATVVLEDRAERDRLYAKMVSTMPGFAEYEKKTDRVIPVVTISR, encoded by the coding sequence ATGTCCGAAACGCTCGACTGGAACAAGAACATCATCAAGGAATTCCGGGAGAACGAGGGGAAGGTGGGCGGCATGTTCGAGGGCGGCTCCCTGCTGCTCCTCACCACCACGGGGGCGAAGAGCGGCGAGCCGCGCACCTCGCCGCTCGTGTACGCGATGGAAGACGGCAACTACCTCATCGCCGCGTCGTACGCCGGATCGGACAAGAACCCGGCCTGGTACCACAACATCGTGGCGAACCCGAAGGTCACCCTCGAGGTCGGCACGGAGAAGTTCGACGCGACGGCGACCGTCGTACTCGAAGACCGCGCCGAGCGAGACCGTCTCTACGCGAAGATGGTCAGCACGATGCCGGGCTTCGCCGAATACGAGAAGAAGACCGATCGGGTGATCCCGGTCGTCACGATCTCCCGCTGA
- a CDS encoding PLDc N-terminal domain-containing protein: MLYFNGFFGVLTLGLWIFCIVDVITTDEGSCRNMPKGMWLLLVLIVPLIGSIVWLVAGRPQHAARTPRGRYERESPAFPEYDRPGRFAATSAEDDEEFLRKCRERAEAQRRKARED, translated from the coding sequence ATGCTGTATTTCAATGGTTTCTTCGGCGTTCTCACACTCGGCCTGTGGATCTTCTGCATCGTCGACGTGATCACCACGGACGAAGGATCGTGCCGCAACATGCCCAAGGGGATGTGGTTGCTGCTGGTGCTGATCGTCCCGCTGATCGGCTCGATCGTGTGGCTGGTCGCCGGCCGCCCGCAGCACGCCGCCCGGACCCCGCGCGGCCGTTACGAACGCGAGAGCCCGGCGTTCCCGGAGTACGACCGGCCGGGCCGGTTCGCCGCGACGAGCGCCGAGGACGACGAAGAGTTCCTGCGCAAATGCCGGGAGCGCGCCGAAGCGCAGCGCCGCAAGGCCCGCGAAGACTGA
- a CDS encoding acyl-CoA dehydrogenase family protein, with the protein MTAFALSPQQQAFAAEVRRLGAEKLRPLAESGTEGAVNRPLLEEMGALGLLSRLFPGVDGGSPSREAAATDLCILRESLASQSTEAETALALQGLGTYPVLQSGRDSQVSKWVPAVAAGDAVAAFALTEPNAGSDAAALELSAEPDGDGWRLTGEKMWISNAPEADFYSVFARTTPDAGSRGVSAFVVPADRAGLSGEHLDLVSPHPIGTLVFDGVRVERDELLGEQDRGFGVAMRTLDLFRPSVGAFAVGMAQAALDVAVAHAQNRVAFGGPLLKQQTVAHTLAEMATRTEASRLLVYAAAAAYDAGERNLAGRAAMAKLFATETAQYVVDSAVQIHGARALRRGHLLEHLYREVRAPRIYEGASEVQRTIIARSLTS; encoded by the coding sequence ATGACAGCCTTCGCACTGAGCCCGCAGCAGCAGGCCTTCGCCGCCGAGGTCCGACGGCTGGGCGCCGAGAAGCTCCGGCCGCTGGCCGAATCCGGCACCGAAGGCGCGGTCAACCGGCCGCTGCTCGAGGAAATGGGCGCGCTCGGCCTGCTTTCCCGGCTGTTCCCCGGTGTCGACGGCGGCAGCCCGAGCCGGGAGGCCGCCGCGACGGATCTCTGCATCCTGCGGGAATCCCTCGCGAGCCAGAGCACCGAGGCCGAGACCGCGTTGGCCCTGCAGGGTTTGGGCACGTATCCGGTGCTCCAGTCCGGACGGGATTCGCAGGTCTCGAAATGGGTTCCCGCCGTGGCCGCGGGTGACGCCGTCGCCGCTTTCGCGCTCACCGAACCGAACGCGGGCTCCGACGCGGCGGCCCTGGAACTCTCCGCCGAACCCGACGGCGACGGCTGGCGTCTCACCGGCGAGAAGATGTGGATCTCCAACGCCCCCGAGGCCGATTTCTACAGCGTTTTCGCCCGCACCACCCCGGACGCGGGCTCGCGCGGCGTCTCCGCTTTCGTCGTCCCCGCCGATCGTGCCGGGCTTTCCGGCGAGCATCTCGACCTCGTCAGCCCGCATCCCATCGGCACCCTCGTGTTCGACGGGGTCCGGGTCGAGCGGGACGAACTGCTCGGCGAGCAGGACCGCGGTTTCGGCGTCGCCATGCGAACACTGGACCTGTTCCGGCCGAGCGTCGGCGCGTTCGCCGTCGGGATGGCGCAAGCCGCTCTCGACGTCGCCGTCGCCCACGCCCAGAACCGGGTCGCGTTCGGCGGACCGTTGCTGAAACAGCAAACGGTGGCGCACACCCTCGCCGAAATGGCGACCCGCACCGAGGCGTCGCGGCTGCTCGTCTACGCCGCAGCGGCCGCCTACGACGCGGGCGAGCGGAACCTCGCCGGCCGCGCGGCGATGGCGAAACTGTTCGCCACCGAGACAGCCCAGTACGTCGTCGATTCGGCCGTCCAGATCCACGGCGCGCGGGCGCTGCGGCGCGGGCATCTGCTCGAACACCTCTACCGCGAGGTCCGGGCGCCGCGGATCTACGAAGGCGCGTCCGAGGTGCAGCGGACGATCATCGCGCGGTCGCTGACTTCCTGA
- a CDS encoding PaaX family transcriptional regulator C-terminal domain-containing protein, producing the protein MTAVSETTEVDGAGRTAQPRQLIVTVYGLYSRGEGGWLSVRSLIDLLAGVDVEEPAVRSSISRLKRRGILSAVRRTGAAGYELSETALAILREGDERIFRRERATPGDGWLLAVFSVPEAERHKRHVLRTQLARLGFGTASSGVWIAPAHLRDATSDMLRRLELEGYADLFHAEHLAFGDVREKVRDWWDLDQLESLYSAFLDEHAPALRRWQRRKTTDEAEAFADYVRVLTDWRRLPYLDPGLPAELLPAGWAGIRAADLFFTLHSRLGEAAAAHVSHTLP; encoded by the coding sequence GTGACGGCCGTGTCGGAGACAACCGAAGTCGACGGCGCGGGGCGAACGGCGCAACCGCGCCAGTTGATCGTGACCGTGTACGGCCTCTACTCACGCGGCGAAGGCGGCTGGCTTTCCGTCCGCTCCCTGATCGATCTACTGGCCGGAGTGGACGTCGAGGAACCCGCCGTCCGGTCGTCCATTTCCCGCTTGAAGCGGCGCGGGATCCTTTCCGCGGTCCGCCGGACCGGGGCGGCCGGGTACGAACTCTCCGAAACCGCGCTGGCGATCCTGCGCGAAGGCGACGAGCGGATCTTCCGCCGCGAACGCGCCACCCCCGGCGACGGGTGGCTGCTGGCGGTGTTCTCCGTCCCGGAAGCCGAAAGGCACAAAAGGCACGTTCTGCGCACACAGCTCGCCCGGCTCGGCTTCGGGACCGCGTCGTCCGGCGTCTGGATCGCGCCCGCGCATCTGCGCGACGCGACCTCCGACATGCTGCGACGGCTCGAGCTGGAGGGTTACGCCGACCTCTTCCACGCCGAGCACCTCGCGTTCGGCGACGTGCGGGAGAAGGTCCGCGACTGGTGGGACCTCGACCAGCTCGAGTCGCTGTACTCCGCCTTCCTCGACGAGCACGCGCCCGCGCTCCGGCGCTGGCAGCGGCGCAAGACCACGGACGAGGCCGAGGCGTTCGCCGACTACGTCCGCGTGCTGACCGACTGGCGGCGGCTGCCGTACCTCGACCCGGGCCTGCCCGCCGAACTGCTGCCCGCCGGCTGGGCCGGGATCCGCGCCGCGGACCTGTTCTTCACGCTGCACTCGCGACTGGGCGAGGCCGCGGCCGCGCACGTGTCGCACACCCTCCCCTAG
- a CDS encoding acyltransferase family protein, giving the protein MRTLDHDEFLAMRRFPALDGLRAIAATIVILFHFAGPKWSWLSGWVGVYIFFVLSGFLITTLLLREQDRTGRISLSAFYLRRVFRILPPYLVILGGIVVFVWLRGEFFTREFPHALKYYLTFFNEFLPGSKPDGADNFFSGSWTLGIEEKFYLVWPFLLVVAGAVGLAAAWRKLALAFAAFALMAGLVGVTSGWVLNGPQVPIYRSTVHYAILLIGCVLAIAMHYRRSYAVIKPLTHPLAAIPVFGAFAVLHVNMESLWWETGSNLGLLIAYGLLSAMLLVVLVSPGPLRWLLATRVMRFVGERSYSLYLLQGPVHFAVVAAIPPLGEHRMISALTVFAVGLGIADLIHRWVEQPMIVTGKKLIARRQERKALRAAEAELQRPSAVEAPSGAR; this is encoded by the coding sequence GTGCGCACTTTGGACCATGACGAGTTCCTCGCCATGCGTCGGTTCCCCGCGCTCGACGGGCTGCGCGCGATCGCGGCCACCATCGTGATCCTCTTCCACTTCGCGGGTCCGAAGTGGAGCTGGCTGTCCGGCTGGGTCGGTGTCTACATCTTCTTCGTGCTGTCCGGCTTCCTGATCACGACGCTCCTGCTGCGTGAACAGGACCGGACCGGCCGGATCTCGCTTTCGGCGTTCTACCTGCGCCGGGTGTTCCGGATCCTGCCGCCGTACCTGGTGATCCTCGGCGGGATCGTCGTGTTCGTGTGGCTGCGCGGCGAATTCTTCACCCGCGAGTTCCCGCACGCGCTGAAGTACTACCTGACGTTCTTCAACGAGTTCCTGCCCGGCAGCAAGCCGGACGGCGCGGACAACTTCTTCAGCGGCTCGTGGACGCTGGGCATCGAGGAGAAGTTCTACCTGGTCTGGCCGTTCCTGCTGGTGGTCGCGGGCGCCGTCGGGCTGGCCGCGGCCTGGCGCAAGCTCGCGCTGGCGTTCGCCGCGTTCGCGCTGATGGCGGGGCTGGTGGGGGTCACCAGCGGCTGGGTGCTCAACGGGCCGCAGGTGCCGATCTACCGCTCGACGGTGCACTACGCGATCCTGCTGATCGGCTGCGTGCTGGCGATCGCGATGCACTACCGCCGGTCCTACGCGGTGATCAAACCGCTGACCCATCCGCTCGCGGCGATCCCGGTGTTCGGCGCTTTCGCCGTACTGCACGTCAACATGGAAAGCCTGTGGTGGGAGACCGGCAGCAACCTCGGCCTGCTGATCGCCTACGGCCTGCTCTCGGCGATGTTGCTGGTCGTGCTGGTCTCGCCGGGGCCGCTGCGCTGGCTGCTGGCGACCAGGGTGATGCGTTTCGTCGGTGAGCGCTCGTACTCGCTCTACCTGCTGCAGGGCCCGGTGCACTTCGCAGTGGTCGCGGCGATCCCGCCGCTGGGCGAACACCGGATGATCAGCGCGCTGACCGTGTTCGCGGTGGGGCTGGGGATCGCGGACCTGATCCACCGCTGGGTGGAGCAGCCGATGATCGTCACCGGCAAGAAGCTGATCGCGCGCCGCCAGGAACGCAAGGCGCTGCGAGCAGCCGAAGCCGAACTCCAGCGGCCGAGCGCCGTCGAGGCCCCCAGCGGCGCGCGCTGA
- a CDS encoding bifunctional salicylyl-CoA 5-hydroxylase/oxidoreductase: protein MRIAVLGGGPAGLYFATLAKQLHPDHEITVWERNAPDDTFGFGVVFSDETLGGIEHADPVIHAAMRREFARWDDIDVHFRGTVHTSGGHGFAAMSRKRLLGLLQERCAELGVDVRFHTEAPSAAEASAEYDLVVAADGVNSPTRNALAGSFRPTLQTRRCKYIWLGTDLVFDAFKFHVLETPHGIMQIHGYPYSDTASTFILELHEDVWQRAFGEIASTSLAPGESDEKSIEVIRELCADVLGDHQTFANNSKWTAFATVRCASWRHENVVLLGDAAHTAHFSIGSGTKLAMEDALALAACLHEQSDMDSALTAYEAERRPVVTSTQRAAQASLEWFENMGQYTHQDPAQFAFNILTRSRRVTYDNLRLRDPEFATELDTWFASTLDTDVKPPMFQPYRIGNLDLPNRVVVSPMDMYSSSDGVPTDFHLVHLGSKALGGAGLVMTEMVCVSETGRITPGCGGLYTEEQERAWTRVTDFVHGNTPARIGVQLGHSGRKGSTKLMWDGIDQPLPEGNWEICAPSALPYSEANQTPRELTIAELAEIREQFAESARAAGRAGFDLLELHCAHGYLLSSFLSPLTNHRTDAYGGSLENRLRFPLEVFDAVRAAWPADRPMTVRISATDWYDGGIDVEDAVEIARAFAEHGVDGIDVSTGQVVSEEKPEYGRSYQTPYADRIRNEIGREYGVAVIAVGAISSYDDVNSLILAGRADLCALGRTHLYNPQWTLHAAAEQDYAMPWPKQYAAGSRKPQGGRTDGPKPRLELLRSGEPGTAHARWRPGSDR from the coding sequence GTGCGTATCGCGGTGTTAGGCGGCGGCCCGGCGGGGCTCTACTTCGCCACGCTGGCGAAACAGCTCCATCCCGATCACGAGATCACCGTCTGGGAGCGCAACGCGCCCGACGACACCTTCGGATTCGGGGTGGTGTTCTCCGACGAGACGCTCGGCGGCATCGAGCACGCCGATCCGGTGATCCACGCCGCCATGCGGCGCGAGTTCGCGCGCTGGGACGACATCGACGTCCACTTCCGGGGCACGGTGCACACCTCCGGCGGGCACGGGTTCGCCGCGATGAGCCGCAAACGGCTGCTCGGCCTCCTCCAGGAACGCTGCGCGGAACTCGGCGTGGACGTGCGTTTCCACACCGAGGCGCCGAGCGCCGCCGAGGCGAGCGCGGAGTACGACCTCGTCGTCGCGGCGGACGGCGTCAACTCGCCGACCCGCAACGCCCTCGCCGGGAGCTTCCGCCCGACCCTGCAGACCCGCCGCTGCAAGTACATCTGGCTGGGCACGGATCTCGTGTTCGACGCCTTCAAGTTCCACGTCCTCGAAACCCCGCACGGGATCATGCAGATCCACGGCTACCCGTACAGCGACACCGCGAGCACGTTCATCCTCGAGCTGCACGAGGACGTCTGGCAGCGCGCTTTCGGCGAGATCGCCTCGACCTCGCTGGCGCCGGGCGAGAGCGACGAGAAGTCGATCGAGGTCATCCGCGAACTGTGCGCCGACGTCCTCGGCGACCATCAGACGTTCGCCAACAACTCGAAGTGGACGGCGTTCGCCACCGTACGCTGCGCGAGCTGGCGCCACGAGAACGTCGTCCTGCTCGGCGACGCCGCGCACACGGCGCATTTCTCCATCGGCTCCGGCACCAAACTCGCCATGGAGGACGCGCTCGCGCTCGCCGCCTGCCTGCACGAACAGTCCGATATGGACAGTGCGTTGACCGCTTACGAGGCCGAGCGCCGCCCCGTCGTCACCTCGACCCAGCGTGCCGCGCAGGCGAGCCTGGAGTGGTTCGAGAACATGGGCCAGTACACGCATCAGGACCCGGCGCAGTTCGCGTTCAACATCCTCACCCGCAGCCGCCGCGTCACCTACGACAACCTCCGGCTGCGCGATCCCGAGTTCGCCACCGAACTGGACACCTGGTTCGCGTCCACTTTGGACACCGACGTCAAGCCGCCGATGTTCCAGCCGTACCGGATCGGCAACCTCGACCTGCCGAACCGCGTCGTCGTCTCCCCGATGGACATGTACTCCTCCTCCGACGGCGTCCCGACCGATTTCCACCTGGTGCACCTGGGAAGCAAGGCGCTCGGCGGCGCCGGGCTGGTGATGACGGAGATGGTCTGTGTCTCCGAGACCGGCCGTATCACCCCCGGCTGCGGCGGGCTGTACACCGAGGAACAAGAACGCGCCTGGACGAGGGTCACCGACTTCGTCCACGGCAACACCCCCGCGCGGATCGGCGTCCAGCTCGGCCATTCCGGGCGCAAGGGCTCCACGAAGCTGATGTGGGACGGCATCGACCAGCCGCTACCGGAAGGCAACTGGGAGATCTGCGCTCCGTCCGCGCTCCCGTACAGCGAGGCGAACCAGACCCCGCGCGAGCTGACGATCGCGGAACTCGCCGAGATCCGTGAGCAGTTCGCGGAATCCGCCCGTGCCGCCGGTCGCGCCGGATTCGATCTCCTCGAACTCCACTGCGCGCACGGCTACCTCCTGTCGTCCTTCCTTTCCCCGCTGACCAACCACCGCACCGACGCCTACGGCGGCTCGCTGGAGAACAGGCTGCGCTTCCCGCTCGAAGTCTTCGACGCGGTCCGCGCGGCGTGGCCCGCCGACCGGCCGATGACGGTCCGCATCTCCGCGACCGACTGGTACGACGGCGGGATCGACGTCGAAGACGCCGTCGAGATCGCCCGCGCGTTCGCCGAGCACGGCGTCGACGGCATCGATGTCTCGACAGGGCAGGTCGTCAGCGAGGAAAAGCCCGAGTACGGCCGGAGCTACCAGACGCCGTACGCCGACAGGATCCGCAACGAGATCGGGCGCGAGTACGGGGTCGCGGTGATCGCCGTCGGCGCGATCTCCTCCTACGACGACGTCAACTCGCTCATCCTGGCTGGCCGCGCGGATCTGTGCGCCCTCGGCAGGACCCACCTTTACAATCCACAGTGGACACTTCACGCCGCGGCCGAACAGGATTACGCGATGCCGTGGCCGAAGCAGTACGCGGCGGGCAGCCGGAAACCACAGGGCGGCCGCACCGACGGGCCGAAACCGCGGCTGGAGCTGTTGCGGTCAGGGGAACCCGGCACCGCGCACGCACGCTGGCGACCGGGGAGCGACCGATGA
- a CDS encoding RidA family protein, giving the protein MLIRMERINPPGLGRPSGFSHAVSASGRFVFLAGQTALNEENRIVGEGVVEQFERALSNLLTALRAAGGEPSDLCSVTIYIVDMDDYKAHAREIGAVWKRLAGSEYPAMAGIGVSRLWDVEALVEVQGFAVV; this is encoded by the coding sequence ATGCTGATCCGCATGGAGCGCATCAACCCGCCCGGGCTCGGCCGTCCTTCCGGCTTCTCGCACGCCGTCTCGGCGAGCGGCCGGTTCGTCTTCCTCGCCGGTCAGACGGCTTTGAACGAAGAAAACCGCATCGTCGGCGAAGGGGTGGTCGAGCAGTTCGAACGCGCGCTGTCCAATTTGCTCACCGCGTTGCGCGCGGCGGGCGGGGAGCCGTCGGATCTGTGCAGCGTGACCATCTACATCGTCGACATGGACGACTACAAGGCCCACGCGCGCGAGATCGGCGCCGTGTGGAAGCGGCTGGCCGGGAGCGAGTACCCCGCGATGGCGGGGATCGGCGTCAGCCGGCTTTGGGACGTCGAGGCGCTGGTGGAGGTGCAGGGCTTCGCGGTGGTCTAG
- a CDS encoding LysR family transcriptional regulator, translated as MELRQLEYFVAVAEEANFTRAAERLHVAQPGVSAQIRRLERELGQPLLDRSARAVRLTEVGAAALPHARAALAAVAGVRQSVDDLTGLVRGQVAMGMVSSRGPVNLPDLLERFHERHPAVDITLAEATSDVLLAGVADGRFDIALIGLSGEPPPGIGFEVVLDEPLVAISGPDDPLTGQATITLSELESRSLVSLPKGTGMRAIVDAAFLADSARPRVTLEAGDPNVVAELVGRGLGVAVVPMSLATYYTKLHAMEITRPAGLRAKLALAWRTEGPVSPAARVFISQARALLGL; from the coding sequence ATGGAACTGCGTCAGCTCGAATACTTCGTCGCGGTGGCCGAGGAGGCCAACTTCACCCGCGCCGCCGAGCGGCTGCACGTCGCGCAGCCCGGCGTCAGCGCCCAGATCCGCCGTCTCGAACGCGAACTCGGCCAGCCGCTGCTCGACAGGTCGGCGAGGGCGGTGCGGCTGACCGAGGTCGGCGCCGCCGCGCTGCCGCACGCGCGGGCCGCGCTCGCCGCCGTCGCCGGGGTGCGGCAGTCGGTCGACGATCTCACCGGCCTGGTCCGCGGCCAGGTCGCGATGGGCATGGTGTCCTCGCGCGGTCCGGTCAACCTGCCGGATCTGCTCGAGCGCTTCCACGAACGCCATCCCGCCGTGGACATCACGCTCGCCGAGGCGACCTCCGACGTCCTGCTCGCGGGCGTCGCCGACGGCCGTTTCGACATCGCGCTGATCGGGCTCTCCGGCGAACCGCCGCCGGGAATCGGTTTCGAGGTCGTCCTCGACGAGCCGCTCGTCGCCATCTCCGGGCCGGACGATCCGCTCACCGGGCAGGCCACGATCACGCTGTCGGAACTGGAAAGCCGTTCGCTGGTGAGCCTGCCGAAGGGCACCGGCATGCGCGCGATCGTCGACGCGGCCTTCCTGGCCGACAGCGCGCGGCCCAGGGTGACGCTGGAGGCCGGCGACCCGAACGTCGTCGCCGAACTGGTCGGACGCGGGCTCGGCGTCGCCGTGGTGCCGATGTCGCTGGCGACCTACTACACGAAACTGCACGCCATGGAGATCACGCGGCCCGCCGGGTTGCGCGCGAAACTGGCGCTGGCCTGGCGGACGGAGGGGCCGGTCAGCCCCGCCGCCCGCGTGTTCATCAGTCAGGCACGGGCGCTGCTCGGGCTGTGA
- a CDS encoding FAD-binding oxidoreductase: MTTMLRPGDSGYDSELAGFQTAVSRRPDVIVAAASAADVVEAVRHAGEHDLPVAVHSTGHGVGIPFEGGVLVTTQRMTGIRIDAGIARVDAGVRWGAVIEAAAEHGLAPLSGSFPGVGVVGYTLGGGFSLLGRKYGLAADQVTAIEVVTADGELRRATPDTEQDLFWALRGGRDNFGIVTALEFRLVPVTRLYGGSLQFGTESLATVLRAWRDWAAEMPREMTSSLGMVPMPDLPMLPEPLRGQHVAQIRIAYLGDAAEGERLVAPLRAAAATLGDTLAEIPFTESGKIANEPPFPHGYRADNATVSELNDAMLDAILEHAGPDAPVPTVVLLDLLGGALSDTPEHPGVGWDREARFTVRALSVVDDASIAKIRSAHGKLFDALKPWSTGKLLTFVYGESGPGEEASRVYSAADLRRLAEIKAAVDPANRFRLTHNVEPARDAG; encoded by the coding sequence ATGACCACGATGCTCCGCCCCGGCGATTCCGGGTACGACTCCGAACTCGCCGGCTTCCAGACCGCCGTATCCCGCCGTCCCGACGTCATCGTGGCCGCCGCTTCGGCCGCGGACGTCGTCGAAGCCGTCCGCCACGCCGGCGAGCACGACCTCCCGGTCGCCGTGCACTCCACCGGGCACGGCGTGGGCATCCCCTTCGAGGGCGGTGTCCTCGTCACCACCCAGCGGATGACCGGGATCCGGATCGACGCCGGGATCGCCAGGGTCGACGCGGGTGTGCGCTGGGGCGCGGTGATCGAAGCGGCCGCCGAGCACGGGCTGGCGCCGCTGAGCGGCTCCTTCCCCGGTGTCGGCGTCGTCGGCTACACGCTCGGCGGCGGGTTCAGCCTGCTCGGCCGCAAGTACGGGCTGGCCGCCGACCAGGTGACGGCCATCGAGGTCGTGACCGCGGACGGCGAGCTCCGGCGCGCCACCCCGGACACCGAGCAGGACCTCTTCTGGGCGCTGCGCGGCGGCCGCGACAACTTCGGGATCGTCACCGCGCTCGAGTTCCGGCTCGTCCCGGTCACCCGGTTGTACGGCGGCAGCCTGCAATTCGGCACCGAGTCGCTCGCCACGGTGCTCCGTGCCTGGCGCGACTGGGCGGCGGAGATGCCGCGCGAGATGACCTCGTCGCTGGGCATGGTCCCGATGCCGGATCTGCCGATGCTGCCCGAGCCGCTGCGCGGGCAGCACGTCGCCCAGATCCGGATCGCCTATCTCGGCGACGCCGCCGAGGGCGAACGCCTGGTCGCGCCCTTGCGCGCCGCCGCGGCGACGCTGGGCGACACACTCGCCGAGATCCCGTTCACCGAATCCGGCAAGATCGCGAACGAGCCGCCGTTCCCGCACGGCTACCGCGCCGACAACGCCACCGTGTCCGAACTCAACGACGCCATGCTCGACGCGATCCTCGAGCACGCGGGCCCGGACGCACCGGTACCGACGGTCGTCCTGCTCGACCTGCTCGGTGGCGCGCTGTCCGACACGCCCGAGCACCCCGGCGTCGGCTGGGATCGCGAAGCCCGGTTCACCGTCCGGGCACTGTCCGTGGTGGACGACGCTTCGATCGCGAAGATCCGGAGCGCCCACGGAAAGCTGTTCGACGCGCTGAAGCCCTGGTCGACAGGCAAATTGCTGACCTTCGTCTACGGCGAGAGCGGCCCGGGCGAGGAAGCGTCCCGGGTGTACTCCGCGGCGGACCTGCGACGGCTCGCCGAGATCAAGGCGGCCGTCGACCCGGCGAACCGGTTCCGGCTCACCCATAACGTCGAACCGGCGCGTGACGCTGGGTGA